The following nucleotide sequence is from Sander vitreus isolate 19-12246 chromosome 3, sanVit1, whole genome shotgun sequence.
gaatgtatacattatacaagtttcacgtttttaatggaattactgaaataaatcaactttttcatgatattctaattatatgaccagcacctgtactgTTAACTTCTGCACATTCCCAAAACAtttagagcaggggtgtcaaactaaTTTTAGATCATGGGCCACATAcccctaatttgatctcaagtgggtcagaccagtaaaccactccagaaagatcagaaacttCATCTGTCActgagtttcttgtcagcttgatttTGGCAAAcacaagttgcttctgctacgacaGCGTTCTAAGGTCATtgtaagaaaagaaataatgttACGGAGCCGGGAGAGACGGGTATTATTCTGAGAAAAAGCATAGAATTTCGAAGATTAAAGCtgtaaatttacaaaaaaagaactcggatattctctgagatttaagtggtaaatttggaattggaattaattacatctctgcaattttcacactttgcaaaaACATCCAGGGGGCCTGATTGGATGCTTTGGCGGGCCAGTTCCGGCCCACAGaccgtatgtttgacacccctgatttAGAGCTTTAATATAATAAAACTGCAAAATATATTgcagtttttttaatataaatatgttgTCACATTTTGATTGTACGttattctattttatatttgtttcttGACCTTTGCAGTccttgctttttattttctctgtttatTGTTATGCTGCAAAACACCAAGGTAAATTTCtatgtgaaaacctacttgGCACACTTATCGAAATCAGACATGAGGCCGTTTTTGGAACTAATAAACTACGTAAAAGCTCATCGTTGTAGTACGAAGTTTGAGTTCATATGTTGCTGCTGGCCATTACCCGAGTCCAACTATATGTTAATCcaaaggcagcttcatttcagaCAACGAATCAGAAACTGAGTAAAAATCGGGTTACCATTTAGTCCTCATTTCCAGTTTAGAATAGCTTTTCTACTATACTGTTGAAGTATACTGTAATATGACAGCAGAAATGAGAACAGGAAGCAGTTGCGTATTGTGCTGCACTTATTCACTTGTGCAGCCACCAGCtattattttcaaatgaaaaatcTCAACCCCCCAGAGTGTTTGAATTATTTATGTGTTGACGTGAACAGCTACATGCTCTACACATTGGATCTTTGATAATTGACAGGTAGCCTTGGGAGATGTTAAGATAACTAAaattagaagaaaaaacaaacttcttaaaaaaaaacgaccTTTATTGAAGACATTCTTAAATGTCAACAGCTGTTTTTTGATATTAGAGTGGTATTCAAAGAACAATAAAAAGACATCGGtacagcacataaaaaaaatatttttcaaatgaagaaaaaatacACTACCAACTCAGAAATCTCATTTTTGAGTTGTAACACCTAAAGACTAGTTTCTTTCATTTCGATGTTTAGTCCTCCTAATATGGCAGGGGATAAAGAACTACCACTAGAAAATCTCAAACTTAAGATATGTAGTGTtaactttacaaaaaaaagaaaaaataacactgtacatcttaaaaacattaaatatacaCATGTTGTTGTCGGTCTGACTCATATTTCAAGATGGTGTATGGAGTATATTAGGGTTATATGGCATAAACAAAACTTCAGGTCCCATGCCTAGGCAATCTATTCATCGTCGCCATCATCGTCgccatcttcctcttcatcgtCGCCGTCATCATcgtctgctgcagcagcagatgcCGTTTCCACTGTGCCCTTAGTACGGTAAGCAACAATATCCTGTAGAGAGCCCAACAAAGTGTTTTTAGCAATAGAGAGACCTACTCTTTTACATgcttcaacgtaaaataaaaccttgaaaacaaaaaaatgtgatttttacatgtttacaaaAACAGCTTTGTCTATTTACCTTGTCGTATTTCTCCTTCAACTTGGCAGCCTTCCTCTCATACGGCTGCTTGTTCTCTGCTGATGAGCTGTTCCACATCTCTCCCAACTTCTTTGCCGTGTCCCCAATCGTAAGTCCAGGATGCTCACTTTTTACCTTGGGGCGAAAGTCTGCACAGAATATGAAGAATGCAGACCTGTGGGGAAAAATGTTTCAGATAAGATATCATAATCTACTTGACACTTAAGTGTCATGAAAAAATGGTGTGGAGCAAGTTGATTATGATACATACGGTGGTCTCTTGGGGGCATTGGGGTCCTTGAATCGCTTCCTCTTCTGGCCCTTGGGGGGATCATAATTCTTCATTTCCCTCTCATAACGCACCTTGTCTTGTTTGGCCATATCTTCAAAAttgcctctttctttctgtgacattgtctTTGGGAAGACGAAAACAGTTTCAAACAATCTTGAAGACATACACTTcttgaaagaaaatatatgaTTCAGAGAATAAAAAATGAAGATTCAGATATtgagttatttattttaccttccATCGCTCAGAGCATTTCTTGGAGAACTCTGCAAAGTTGACAGATGCTTCAGGATGTTTCTTCTTATgctcctctctgcatgtttgcACAAAGTAGGCATATGAGGACATTTTGCCTTTCGGCTTCCTCAGATCCTTTCCCATCTTGGATCGCTAaatagagaagagagaaaacacGTTTTGAGATCAATGTCTCCAAGTCTAATCATACAGCAGCATTGGCGATATTTAAATATCTCCCTAGTCCATTGGATGCGTCTTGCTTTGTCAGTTCCATCTATTGTTTGAAGGGGGGGTGTCCGGGATGACTAATAAGCTATTGTATGTAGAGGCCAACATGATGCTTCCTTTAATACTAGCTACACTCAATAACACATTAGTTTACTGGTACTTTACTTCCAGCATGAATTCATGGTGATATATTACAGAGTTACCGTTAGTGAAAACAGTGCGTTAACGTTACCTCCATTATTTAGTAACGTTACCCTCCCATTTAAATACCATGTAGATAAATACAAAAAGAATTAGCTTCCGCCGCCTTTGATTGTTCGCTAGCTGTTAGCCATTGTGGCTCCGCTGTTGCTGTGTGTCCTCTTGATTTTCGCGTTAGCCTTTTAGCTAGACTAGCTAGCTTTATCGAGCTGGCGTGACACAGTGCTCATTTCATGAGACgattattaaaatggctgattTGATTGCAAACAATGGCTAGCGGACAGCTATCACACCCCACCCGCCTCTTAACAGGCCTCATATTTAACCTCAATGGCCTGCCtggataatgcagtttaaatgatttaaagtTTCAATAAAAGTGGcgatggcggcggagaaagatgctcCGCCTGCATCACTGCACCCGGCGGACTGCCTCAGCACCAGTCAGCGGTATTAACCTACGTTcaccttctagctagcgttagcttttaTGATAGCAACACGGCCAGACCAACCAGCCCCCCATTACCATGCTAACATATAGCAGGCTAGCTATGTCGGCTAGCTCATAACACATTAGCGGACGTTACGCTAACCCGAGCGTAGTCGTTGACTTGGTCATTGGGTTACTGTATCGCACCTTGTTTTTGGAAGCTAATGTCAGGGTTAGGTAACTACGCAGCTACGTTAGCAAGATAGTGTTAAACATCAGCAAGAGCTTGATACCATGTTAGCATCTTATCCAGCTCAGTCATGCAACTTATGCACGTTAAGGTTACAACGCCGTTGTATACTGTGCAAATCTTATCACAGCCCACGGCTTCATTCATAACAAGTACATACTAGTCGCGTTGTTAATAAGTGACGTTAGCGTTAAACATGTATTATGCTTACCCCTGAAGCCAGCTTTACGTCGGTACGTATCAAACAATGGAAGAAGAAGCACCGTCCGTCGGTGCGCGGTCTCTCGGCTGTGAGGATGCCTCTATGTTTGTCTTGTGTGTCGGGCTCCGGCTGTTGAACATTGGCTGCCGTCAACTCCTTGGAGTACCTTATTGGACACTCGCTGGCTCAGCCCTGCTTGTTGCAAGTAGTACAGTTGGTTGTCCAAAACACGACGGGGCGGTGGCGCTAAACTTGAATATCAAATAGCCAGCGCCTGGGAAAGATTTAACGTAACGTTATGCAGGTATATAGCAAGTATATTCAAATTGAGGTGGTACGTTAAACAAGTGAAGACTTGTGTTGTGGAATAAATACCCATTGTTAACTTAAAAGTTATactacaatatacaatatataatgtGCAATTAACCCACACGTTACCCGTAAAGTATCAAATATACATAGGCCTAACTAATTTAGAGTGTTATAGGCCTATATGATATATTACCGGATAATCAACATAAGCAGCTGTAGCTGGTTAAGATggatcttattttattttattttaatttaggatttatatttattttgacaggtTTAAAGATTAAGATTATTTAGTTATGTAGTAAGAGTAAGTCAGGAGTGAAATGTGCCTTctctaaaatgtatttgtagAAACGTACATATAAACGTAAGATATTTATTTCATGAATTGCAAAAAGATGTGTTTCCTGAAATAAAGAAGCAGATTGAGTGCAATAATGTGAAGTAGGCTGCTGTATACAATCTGTGTTTGTatgatatattttatgtttgtagAGTAACCAGTAAAGTATAgctgtaaatgtacagtatttctctctgaaatggcCAGAGTTGAAGATTATAGCATAGAATCAAATTGTAATGCACTGTCAGTAACCGATGTCAACCATATTGGGCAGTGTTTAATTTTGAATGCAACATCTCCCCTACTGAGCTGACAGTGGCCATTCAAATGTTGTAGGTCTCCATAACCACAGCACCTAGAAACAGCCTGCATCAGGGATCAGCTCTGCTTCTGCACATGAGAACAAAACCTGGAAGCCAGACGTTCTAATTTTTATACACATACAGGCTTACATTTAGGATCCACAGTGGTAAATTACGTTTTTTAGCAAGCCATCAATGAGGTGAACTGTCACCTGGAAATGGAAAGGTTTTCATTACACCGAGAACAACTACTGTAGCGCCAGGTGGTCACCAATGACAACCAAAGGTAATGTTAAACCAAGGATATGTAAAGATTGAAATGTGTTACCTAACTTGAAAGTAACTTAATTTTGTAACTTAAAAGTTTTGAATTGCAAAACAAGTTATATTTGGTCACAATACAGAGGTTTACGTATCTTTGCATAATTTGATATTTGCTCGAttgatatagttttttttacttcattgtGCACCCTGCTCATTGACTGtagccacagcgctgtgaattTATGGCTGGCAATGTGAGATTACCTGTAGCCCAGAGTAACTGTTGAATACTACATATCAAGAATTCAGGGTTGCAATCTAATAGTCATTTTCTTCTAGAGGGAAAACCGTGGTGGGATCCATATGAAACATCTCATAGAAGACAATTTGTCTACCGTCCAAACTCAGCTGCAGAGATTCTGCTGTAAGTTCTATTCATGGGCTTCTGATAAAGTTCTGAATATGCATGCAGAATTTGCttgtttctgtgtatgtgtaattTTATGTCTCTGTTTATGCATATTTAGGTGCCCAACGTCAACTTCATTTATAGACTCCAATTCACAGTCTATACCTTTTGGTTCAACTGTGTACAGCAAGGAGTTTTGCTGGAAGCCAGCCTGCAAACCTGAATGCATTCGCACAGGAACCGCCTCAAGGCAGAGGAGAAACAACCCACATCCTAGTCAGGTTGGTATTTAGGCTGTGTTAGCCTCAATTTTACATTCATAGTTGAATGCCATGCTTGACCTCTCACAGTGTATCGTAACCTTTAAGTCAAGCTATTTTCCCCAAGTCTTTCATCATGTGGAGGCTGCCTAGGGACGCCACACAAAGCTCTGAGTATGTCAGCTTTCCTTGGAACTGTCCCCCATCTGAGGAGAACATCCGTAAGGCCTTGACAGCACAGTACAGCTCCATCTACAGATGTGACTACATGGGTATGCCTCAAGGTAGACAAGTCTGTTGGTTCAGTCTTGTGTATATGAAAGCATGTCAGAACAGCTGAACTGCTGACATTCAAGCACTCAGGTGTGTCCAaatgaaacaataataatatttctcTCTACAGCTCATTTTCCTTTTGTTGTGGAACTTCTTTGACAGGACATGGTCATATTAAACAAGCAGAAAGAAGACTTACACCTCTGCACAGCAGGCGTGAAATGCCGCTGTCTACTGATACAGAGATGAGGGACAATTACCGCCAGCCAAAGCAAAAACCTGAACTGCTGGGCAACTACTCACACTACAGCTGCAGCACACATCCTAACATGGCCTGTCGTGGTATAGGTACTGTAttctaaaaaatgaaatactgatGTAAACACAGTTAAGAGTGCTTGCAATTCACCAAGCCTAATGCTTTCTATCAATTGCTTATCCTCTGTGTGTTGCAGTTCCAACTGTTGTGCAAAGGCACACTCAGCAGAAAAGATCAGATTTGACCAACTACGACTGTGGAAAGAGAGTCACTGATGTCACATGTGTGATAAAGTCTCTGCTGCcccaggagctgcagcaattaCACAGAATTCTACCTGAGGAGGGTTAGCATCAACTAATGCCTTTGAATGTTTAAGCATTTTGACAGGTTGCTTACTGATTTTTATTTGGACATGCAGCTAGttcatgttttgtgtctttCGGCTTTGCAGAAAAGGAGGCTGTAAGAACAGTTTTGAGTAAAGATGTGTACCCAAACAACAATGAGAAAGTGTATAAACTCCCAGCGGTTGTGCTTAAGTCCTGCTCACCAGAGAGGATATCAAGCTGGCCAGGACCTCTCTGAGCCTCATGGCTTATATTAGTTGTTTCTTTATCTGtctttgtattttgtgtgtttttatgttatttattttcatggTAGGGGTAAAACTGTAATAAATAACATGACATAATATAACCAATATATGTAAATTAACAGTGTCTTGCAGAATTAGATTGCTGTTATTTTTGTGTGGAACTTGTGCGTTGTGATAATTAAACATCTCTGCCTGATGAAAAAATATTTGTCTGCCATGTTTCACCCCTCCCCGTTTTTTCTGCTATCTGACATTATGCAGTATGTTTCCAAGACAGACAAATTGATTTAATGGGTTCTATCTGCACAGAATATGACAAACAGTAAAACGTAGTTATCTTTTGCTTTGTAAAATACTGTTTTGCAAGTCCTTCCGAAAGGaatattatatttttgtataatgTATTCATGCTCTTGGTAGTTGCAATTCAAATGTAACATGTGTCAACATTAATGAGATGAATTAAACGATGATTACCTGAAGATTGCTACAAGTAGGGTAGCTCATTATGTAAGTAggaaatatctatcagaatggactacttcctctataaatgtagttaaaggtagagtagctcattctgtcaggtagGGAATATCCATCAGAATGCACTACTTCATCCATAAATGTAGTTTAAAGTAGGGTAGCTCAACAGGTAGGACATATCTATCAGAATGGACTACTTCCTTTTATAAATGTAGTTAATGTATTCAAGTATAATGTAAACAgtgcaatttattttttattttaaacaagatTGAATATGGCTTTAACGAAGCTATTTCTCTCTTTGTACGTGCAGCCTTCTGTCTTTAGTTTTGTAGTCTCACATGTCACTCTTGGTATCTTAGTTACTATGGGGCCACCTGCTCTGCTCAGGTGTAATGTTAGAGCGAGTGTCAGGTAGACTAATGTGAGCTCTGTCTAGGAAATGTGCTGCACTAAAGTCTGCTGTTTACATCACATCAAGATACATTTAAGATACACCATCTAACAAGGATGCCATTTGGCAAAAAGACCCGCTCTTCTTCAGCTTCAGGAAGATTAGAAACCCAACATGTGACCAGGTAATCTGCTGCTTTGTTGCTCTCCTTACCACCAGTATAAAATCACACGTCTTTGTTGAGTTTTGTTAGTACCAGTTTTATCTTTATTTCTAGAGTTTTAATGTCTGGATAAGGGATAATGGGACCATAGGTTGAGGCCTTTCCTTGTCATATTCAGACAATGTTTACTGTTGTCATGGTGCTTGAGTTGCATCCGTGGCAACACTGAGCAGTTCCCATAGTAGTACAGGAAGTCTGGTTACCTGGAACTTTCACTCCTAAGATGAAATAGATTGATGAATAGTTTACACTTTAAAGTAGTCTGTAACCATGTTGGCTACCCTGCGTCAAGTAATAATAATGATCAACAATAATGATCTTCCGATATACATTTAATGAGTGCCGAAACAATGTTTACCCATAATAACAATGCACTATAGGAACAGTGCATGCATTTCATCAAAACATCTCAAATCCTCCAGCATCCTCTCTGAACTGTGGAGTGCAGGGGGGAGGACTAGAAGCACTTCTGGGCCAGGCTGTCGGGGTGAGAAAGTCACAGATGACTGCTCAGCACCAAGACGAGGGGGTGTCAGCGAGGACAGACAAGAACAGCCTGAATGGTTGGTTCGAGAGCTGCTGAAACAGAGCAGGCGGAGACACTCTGTCACACTTGGAGATGAGGTTCAAATCATTAGACGACAACACAGTATTGACCTAACTCTCAGACTCTGCAGCCTCAAGGTATACaacatatatttaaatgtgaaatCAGAAAagtaaatgtgaaatatttcaacctATCTCTGCATCTGAAAAGTTTGTAAATTTGGATTATTTCACTGCCATGGATTTTAACCCCTTCCCATTGAGTCAACATTGTTAAAGTTGCTGCTTTTAGCCTCAAGGTGTCACTAGAGTGCTACATTAGTACACTCACCATTTTACAGACTCCAAAGTGCTTAAACTCAACTACAGCTGAAGCATATCTCACTCACAAGGTGAACTGCAGAATAAATGTAAGGTAATGTCAAAAGTGCCATTTTAAATCAAGTTGATGATCAATTTACATGACAGTGCATCCGGCAGGACAATCTGTCCCATGTTTCAGGCTAAAGTAAAACAAACATAGTTGCTGGGCCAACTACTTAAAAGGACCCCTGTATATTCAAATTCAAGCTTTCAAGCTGACAGGAATGATGGACTGTTATAGGAGGCTGGAGTTTCAGTTGCAGATGTCAGTCACACTCCTGCTTAATGTAATGAGCAATGTGCCATGACAGATTAAACAGAACAGGCTCAGGAGTTATGCAGTTCTAATAAAGGGATTTGGAAAGCAGTCAAGGTGATGTGAACACTTTCAGCACTTCCATCTCTTTGACTGATAAAATAATTATCTCTGCAATTCAGCAGAGATACCGCAGGGAACCCTTGACTCTAGTTACATCCGTGAGGAAGTAGGCTGTTTATCCCTGTTATTTATTAATGATAGTCTAGTTTGAAGAGTGTCATGGATCAAGGACCCGTTGCTAGGAAACCGTGGCAAATTGTAGAGAGGCCATTAACACCATGAGAGCATGGCTCATCATCAGGCCTTGATCAAGCATCTCAGAGACATATCATAGCCGGTGATGGCTTGCAGTGACCTTTACAGATAGTTATTAATACTCAGAGGTGGAGCCCTAATCATGTGTGTTGGTAATTACATAGTCTTAATATCTCCTCTCTAGCACTCAGACTGTGTGAACTGCCTGGTGAGTAGACTGAAAAAAATTAGAAGGAGCATTGTTGCCAGTAAAACTTTATTACTGGTATTATTGTGCTATTTTCTTAGAATATTCATTATCAACCTGTAATATTAATTGGCTCATGTCATCATCATATAATGTCCCCATTCTTCCTTTCCAATAAGATTGATGAGACGATATCACTCGACAACCTCCAGAAATTGAAACTAGCATTTGAGGTACTGTATAAACTACATCTTTTTAAAATCACACTGACAGTCTGACTATTCATTTCTGGAAGATTTGATTGTATTTTTCCCTGTAAAGGATTTTGAAACGGGTGGCTTGAGATCCATTGATGCGAAGAATTTTGGCCGTATAGTAAAGAAGTGTTTGGGTTTGCCGAAGACAGTAAGACAGTGTGACATTTCTCTTTAtatcttactctctctctctctctcagattcTCACATCTCTGCGTTCTCTGTGTCTCACTTCTTTGCAATTGACAACAAGCTTACCTGAATAATTGACAATAAATGTTATTGTTCTTTATTCTTTTGTTCTTTGAATTTCACAGAGCAATGCACAGATGCAAGGGTTATTTAAGAAGATTGATTATTCAGGCCAAGGAAGGATTTCATGGGTGAGATGAAATTCGTATTTGTTTCTTATGGAGCATGCAGCCTTTTATTAAAGAGATTGCCTTAGTTATGACACTTCTCATGCATGCTAAAACCAGGAATTTGCAATAGACCACTATGATGTGACAGGGTTATTTTGACAACTGTAATGCAGTAAGGATTTGTAGCAGGTTAACTGGAACTCACTGGAACTCATCAGCTTTTCTAATGCCAAGTTGACGGTGCAATAACACATTTGTCTTGTGTTGACTCAAAGGAGATTGTTTCCCAAGTGATAGTCTGCACTGTATTCACTCTTGACTCTTAACTTAATGAtcttgtcagtgtttttttcttcaactgGATAATTTGTCGATTTAACAGGTTTTATGGATTGTAAAGCAGAAACATAATGTCCTGGTTTGCAAATTTTAAAGaagtgactggaagatatttcCAGTTCTCTGGTGTAACACTGGAgtatggtttgtttttttaatttgcagaGTAAAATCGTTAATTTTACAACTGCACTCGCAAGGGTGTATTTTTTCCCTGGTGATAGTCCGCCTCACTTATTAAAATCCTATTTTTATGCAATAATTGAACATCAATCACATATTAAATATAAGACACTGAAGGACCTATCTGTCATAAAGTATGAGgtctcaacaaaaacaaaaaatctgacTTTAAATAAGGCTAGTAAATTAATAAAAGCCTACAGCAATTACACAGAATTTCTATTTTTGATTGATAGAATTTATCTATGGCTATAGAAGACAATCAAAAGTGTGTGTAAACACTTATCTCCAACATGATCCCTGATGTCACCACCATTTCTATATGACTACTATTAATTTGAAAAGCATGTTGTGATCATTTCTAGATTGATATGCATAGTTAAAATGTAGGAAATTATATCATCATCTACAcgctttcattttttattttattttttgaagcCTTTTGTGTTGCCCGTACTTTACTAAACCTAACACCCTTGCACATTTAACCatgataaaatgttttgactatCATCATGCAGGATAGTCAACCTGAACATTACCTGTTTTTCATGTGACGCAGGGCGAGTTCAGCACACACATGATGCAGGAGTACAAAGAGAAGCAGGAAACTGAAAGACGCAGTAAGCAGGTGGCTTTCACCCTGCCAGCCACTATGAAGGCGTTGGGTCATGGCATCCCCATCGTCAACATCCACCCCACCCATGATGGGACCGTTGTAACAGTGCGAGAAGACGGGGTTGTTTGCTACTGGAACCCTGAACTTAAACCCCTGAAGaccaaaaaacatgtttgtatgttttaacTTTTGTACATTTACCTGAACACTTTAAAGATAAGTCTGGTGtcattctatatttttcttattgttaacAATCCCTAGtctagcattgccagacctatctccacagcgatgtggagtaatgtctggctacaccacagacacattctgggataggagaaaagaaaacgctctggcttggtctttaaaccaatcacaatcattttgggcacagtgacggtggctctgcaaaatagtctcgggaaggaagttgttttggtggaacatttgcaccccgcaaaagaaaatgccacatacaaaattaaattaggttaactgttgacacaatacaataacgtgagctatttaaattagctgatacatggaaCAATGGAGGTCTATAGGCCAAACCAGACTTTGCCTCTAATATTGTCCATATGTATAGAAGGTTTATGATgattgtgttattttgtcactctTCTGTATGTATAGTGAGGACAAAAGATCATAACACTTTTCACTATATTCAGTAAGCATactatattatatactatattaaTTGGCAACCTACAGCTGTATCTTCACAAATATTCTATATAGTCTATTCTATCGTATTGCATCAAATCTACCTCTACCTATGAAACGTGGACGTTTGTGACATATTGATTTGTTCATATCTTACAGAAGGAAGGACCTGCAAACAGGAAGTCAAAGTGGGCAAGTGATTTTACTCTGATGACAGAGTTCAACAAGCTGATGATCGGAACGGGgtaatatgaaaaataaaaacgacTTAAAGACCAAAGGATTTATTGCGTACATTGATTAGGCTTACTCTTACTGCAGGTTCCAGA
It contains:
- the LOC144514747 gene encoding high mobility group protein B1-like, with the protein product MGKDLRKPKGKMSSYAYFVQTCREEHKKKHPEASVNFAEFSKKCSERWKTMSQKERGNFEDMAKQDKVRYEREMKNYDPPKGQKRKRFKDPNAPKRPPSAFFIFCADFRPKVKSEHPGLTIGDTAKKLGEMWNSSSAENKQPYERKAAKLKEKYDKDIVAYRTKGTVETASAAAADDDDGDDEEEDGDDDGDDE
- the LOC144512353 gene encoding testis-expressed protein 26-like isoform X1; amino-acid sequence: MTTKEGKPWWDPYETSHRRQFVYRPNSAAEILLCPTSTSFIDSNSQSIPFGSTVYSKEFCWKPACKPECIRTGTASRQRRNNPHPSQSFIMWRLPRDATQSSEYVSFPWNCPPSEENIRKALTAQYSSIYRCDYMGMPQGHGHIKQAERRLTPLHSRREMPLSTDTEMRDNYRQPKQKPELLGNYSHYSCSTHPNMACRGIVPTVVQRHTQQKRSDLTNYDCGKRVTDVTCVIKSLLPQELQQLHRILPEEEKEAVRTVLSKDVYPNNNEKVYKLPAVVLKSCSPERISSWPGPL
- the LOC144512353 gene encoding testis-expressed protein 26-like isoform X2: MTTKEGKPWWDPYETSHRRQFVYRPNSAAEILLKEFCWKPACKPECIRTGTASRQRRNNPHPSQSFIMWRLPRDATQSSEYVSFPWNCPPSEENIRKALTAQYSSIYRCDYMGMPQGHGHIKQAERRLTPLHSRREMPLSTDTEMRDNYRQPKQKPELLGNYSHYSCSTHPNMACRGIVPTVVQRHTQQKRSDLTNYDCGKRVTDVTCVIKSLLPQELQQLHRILPEEEKEAVRTVLSKDVYPNNNEKVYKLPAVVLKSCSPERISSWPGPL